The Collibacillus ludicampi region AAATGAACGGAGACCCACATGGCAAGAACATGAAGAAAACAAAAACCGGCGAAGAAAACCAGTATGTTTTCCTTACTGTCGGGAACCAGTTCATGGATTCGATAGTATCCGATGAGCGCAATGAGCAACGACGTGGAAAAAGCGATGGCCATGGCCGTCAGAATTCTGCGCTTTCGATTCAAGGTTTGATACAGGGGAACAAAAAAAACGGTCAAGCCCACCAATGCGATCGCACTGTATAGCGCCGTATAGAATCCGTACCCACCCAATCCATAACGATAAAGAAGGGCTGCCAACAGATCTGCAAGGCCCACTTCATATCCTCCGTACAAGAAACCGAGAAGGATCGGTATCGAACGCAGATCATATATGTTCCCAGGCACGATCGTAAACGGAAAAATCATGCATGCGACTGTTGCGGTCACAGAAATCAACCCGATGATTAATTTTTGAAATCGCTGTTCGATTTTAATGGAGTAATAGATTAAGATCCCTATGATGATGATCAGGATATTCAGTAAAAGATCCTTGATGCCAAACATCACTCTCACCCCTGTACACGAAAAAACAGGTTCCGATAAAGAACCCGGTCATCTATGAGTGAAACAGTTTGTGAAAGAAACTGCTGATCCTTGTAAACATACGGATGATCTCATCGAGAATGGCGGAACGAACTTGGACTTTCTGTTTATGGGAGGGATTACCGTAAGAGACTTCGATCGTACCGAGAGGTTTGACGGAAGCGTCCATATCTTTCGGTTTGACCTGTACGGCATCTCCATTCGCGATGTCCACGAAACATAAGGAAGGAAATAAAACGCACCACCAGTTCTGTCCGTCTCCTTTGCCGATAACAATGCGCAGCGCTTCATAATTGCCTGCCGGATATACTTTATCCCCATAGATCTTTGTCGGAAAAGGGACGATCCCATACTCGGTTTTCACCGGATAGGAAGAACCTTTCTCCCGCAGCACTTCTTTTGCGATTCGGTCGATCTCCGATATATCTCGTTTCAGAATCTGCCTCGCTTCTTCTTCCGTTTGTACGCGGTACAGTTTTTTCCCTACTTCTTCAATGACACGGTCGCGAACCTCTCGCTTCAGCAGCTGATCTTCCGGTGAATCCGAGTTGGCAATGACGCGAAAGCGAATGGCATGATCGGGAATTTCAGAAACGGATGATCCAATGACTTCTTCCTGTTCTGCCAAAGCGGTAAGACCGCCAAATGTCGTCTGCCATCCGCTACCCGCCATCGTGACCAGCATTGTTAAAGCAAGTCCGAACATGATTTTGACCCGCATCATGAAGCCCTCCCCTGATACTTTTGCTTGATAGATTCAGTATCTCCGGGAGGGCTCTTGAATATACTTTTCTAGCAAAACCAATTGATAGATTCACGCCAGCCGATCACGACACGACCGATCCCTTGCCAATCGGGTATGATTGTCGTTTTCGCCGGCGGCCATCCTTGTTCGATCAAGCGGGCGACTGCTTCCGCCTGATGGATGCCGACCTCAAACGCTACGAGGGCAGGACCTTCTTCCCGCATTACAAGAGGCAACTGCGTGACCATCATGCGATAGGGACTCAATCCGTCTTCTCCGCCGTCAAGCGCCAATAGCGGTTCATAGCAACGGACTTCTTCGTCGAGGTGTTGCACATCTTCACTCGGGATATAAGGAGGATTCGAAACGAGTACATCGACTCGCTGGCCTTTCCGCAAGATCGGTTCAAGCAGATTCCCCTGAAGGAAAGATACGGAAGCTCTGAGACGCGCTGCGTTTTCCTGGGCGACGAGAAGAGCATCCTTTGACAGATCGATCGCCAACACTTTCGCTTCGGGCCACTCCAGTGCCAGCGTAACGGCAATCGCGCCTGAGCCGGTACCGACATCCACGATCACCGGATGACCGGTAAACATCTCTTTCCGTTTACAGACTTCTTCAACCAAGATCTCCGTTTCCGGCCGGGGGATGAGAACCCCTTTACGCACGATGAAATCGCGCCCAAAAAACTCCTGATGCCCCACGATATATTGCAACGGTTCATGCGACCCGCGCCGCTTGATCAACCGTTCGTAAGTCTCGCGGCTTTCTTCGGGAAACTCCATGTGCATTTCCGCAAGCAGTTGATATTTCTCCCACCCCAATACGTGTTGCAAGAGAACTTCCGCATTTAAGCGCGGGTGGCGAATCCCTTTGTCCTCTAAAAAACGGGATGCCCTTAAGATGACATCCCGTATCGTTTCCTTAGTCATTGCCCGCCGCCTTCAACTGTTCACTGCGCTCTGCCGCGATCAACGTGTTAATAATCTCATCGAGATCGCCTTGCAGAACCGCGTCCAATCTGTGCAATGTCAGTCCGACCCGATGATCGGTGACACGGCTTTGCGGGAAATTGTACGTACGAATGCGTTCGGAGCGGTCACCTGAACCCACTTGACTCTTGCGCGCGGCAGCCAATTCGGCTTGTTGCTCCTGTTGTTGCTTTTCATAAAGGCGTGCACGTAACACTTTCAACGCCTTTTCTTTATTCTTCAATTGGGATTTCTCGTCTTGGCAGGAGACAACAATCCCGGTGGGAAGGTGGGTGATACGGATCGCCGACTGCGTGGTATTCACAGACTGCCCGCCGGGACCCGTCGAGCAAAACGTATCGATCCGCAAATCTTTCTCGTGAATCTCCACTTCCACCTCTTCGACTTCCGGCAATACGGCAACAGTCGCCATCGATGTATGAATGCGTCCTCCCGATTCGGTTGCCGGAACCCGCTGTACACGATGACCGCCCGATTCGAATTTCAGCTTGGAATAAGCCCCTTTGCCATTGACCATGAAGATGATCTCTTTATAACCGCCGAGGTCTGTTTCCGCCGCGTCGATCACATCGATTTTCCAACCGTTTCGTTCTGCATAACGCGTATACATGCGGAACAAATCACCTGCGAACAATGCCGCTTCTTCCCCTCCTACGGCACCGCGGATCTCGACGATGACGTTCTTGTCATCATTCGGATCTTTCGGCAATAAGAGAACGGTCAGTTTTTCCTTTAAATCGGCTTCCCGTTCCGTCAGTTCGTCAAGCTCCATCTTGACGAGTTCGCGCATTTCGTCGTCGAGTTTTTCCTGAAACATAGATTTCGCGTCCGCAATCCCTTTCACAACTTTTTTGTATTCGCGAAAGACTTGCACGGTTTCCTCGATATCGGCTTGCTCTTTGGCATACGTGCGCAACTTCTCGGGATTGTTGATGACCTCAGGGTCACAGAGAAGATCGGATAGTTGGTTATATCGGTCTTCGATCGCTTGCAGACGATCGATCATATACAATCACCTCACTGCTATTGAAAGTCGTGCTTAGATGGCTATATCGCCTTGCGCCCAAAAGTCACTCCATTCCCCGCTATCCTGTCGCCGACTCATCCGTATATGAAGATCCGGCGCGATCATCTTCGGTATGCTCCTCAAGAATCGCTTTCACGGATGCGATCGCCACTTCGATCTGTTCGTCATCGGGTTCGCGCGTCGTCATGCGCTGCATCCAAAAACCCGGCGTAACAAGTGCGAGCAACAGCGGGTTTGTCGTGGATGCGGACAAACGGATCAACTCGTAGGACAGCCCCGCCACGACAGGCAATAAAAGTATCCGGGCAAGAACTTTGTACAGCAAAGGTAACGTTTGCCCAGAGAAGAAGGAAAACAAAACGATCGAAAAAAGAAAAACAAACAGCAGGAAACTGGTTCCGCAACGTCTATGAATCAACGTGTGTTTGCGCACATTCTCAACGATCAATTCCTCTCCGGCCTCAAAGCAATTGATCGTTTTATGCTCGGCTCCGTGGTATTCGAAAGTCCGCCGGATGTCTTTTATGAAAGAGA contains the following coding sequences:
- the spoIIR gene encoding stage II sporulation protein R, which encodes MMRVKIMFGLALTMLVTMAGSGWQTTFGGLTALAEQEEVIGSSVSEIPDHAIRFRVIANSDSPEDQLLKREVRDRVIEEVGKKLYRVQTEEEARQILKRDISEIDRIAKEVLREKGSSYPVKTEYGIVPFPTKIYGDKVYPAGNYEALRIVIGKGDGQNWWCVLFPSLCFVDIANGDAVQVKPKDMDASVKPLGTIEVSYGNPSHKQKVQVRSAILDEIIRMFTRISSFFHKLFHS
- the prmC gene encoding peptide chain release factor N(5)-glutamine methyltransferase, coding for MTKETIRDVILRASRFLEDKGIRHPRLNAEVLLQHVLGWEKYQLLAEMHMEFPEESRETYERLIKRRGSHEPLQYIVGHQEFFGRDFIVRKGVLIPRPETEILVEEVCKRKEMFTGHPVIVDVGTGSGAIAVTLALEWPEAKVLAIDLSKDALLVAQENAARLRASVSFLQGNLLEPILRKGQRVDVLVSNPPYIPSEDVQHLDEEVRCYEPLLALDGGEDGLSPYRMMVTQLPLVMREEGPALVAFEVGIHQAEAVARLIEQGWPPAKTTIIPDWQGIGRVVIGWRESINWFC
- the prfA gene encoding peptide chain release factor 1, producing MIDRLQAIEDRYNQLSDLLCDPEVINNPEKLRTYAKEQADIEETVQVFREYKKVVKGIADAKSMFQEKLDDEMRELVKMELDELTEREADLKEKLTVLLLPKDPNDDKNVIVEIRGAVGGEEAALFAGDLFRMYTRYAERNGWKIDVIDAAETDLGGYKEIIFMVNGKGAYSKLKFESGGHRVQRVPATESGGRIHTSMATVAVLPEVEEVEVEIHEKDLRIDTFCSTGPGGQSVNTTQSAIRITHLPTGIVVSCQDEKSQLKNKEKALKVLRARLYEKQQQEQQAELAAARKSQVGSGDRSERIRTYNFPQSRVTDHRVGLTLHRLDAVLQGDLDEIINTLIAAERSEQLKAAGND
- a CDS encoding DUF1385 domain-containing protein, translating into MEPQMYIGGQAVIEGVMMRRGDKVAVAVRKPNRDIHVDMETRESLADKYPLLRWPILRGCAVLYESMVVGMQALTKSSHLAFDEGEEAMSPWQLAVTIFSSLVFGIGFFILLPVFIAKWVTTSGVGFALVEGGLRLAFFIGYIGAISFIKDIRRTFEYHGAEHKTINCFEAGEELIVENVRKHTLIHRRCGTSFLLFVFLFSIVLFSFFSGQTLPLLYKVLARILLLPVVAGLSYELIRLSASTTNPLLLALVTPGFWMQRMTTREPDDEQIEVAIASVKAILEEHTEDDRAGSSYTDESATG